A section of the Acanthochromis polyacanthus isolate Apoly-LR-REF ecotype Palm Island chromosome 1, KAUST_Apoly_ChrSc, whole genome shotgun sequence genome encodes:
- the LOC110955846 gene encoding alcohol dehydrogenase 1-like isoform X5 — translation MATAGKVIKCKAAVAWEPNKPLVIEEIEVAPPKANEVRIKIVATALCHSDFHYLVEFTPKENFPIVLGHEAAGIVESVGPGVTEFQTGDKVIPLYLSQCRECRFCKSPKSNHCENSAPPVPIKAEPDYRYTCKGKNVLQFLGTGTFSEYTVMNQIAVTKIDPAAPLDKVCLLSCGICTGYGAAVNTAKVEPGSTCAVFGLGAVGLAAVMGCYVAGAKRIIAVDINPEKFEKAKVFGATDFINPKDHNKPIHEVLIEMTNGGVDYSLECAGNVGVMRSALESCVKGWGVSVLVGVTNMQDIAARPIQLIAGRTWKGSLFGGFKSKDGVPQMVKAYMDKKVKLDEFITHNMTLDQINDAIELMKHGKCIRCVMSFSPQ, via the exons GTCATCAAGTGCAAGGCAGCAGTGGCCTGGGAGCCCAACAAACCTCTGGTGATTGAGGAGATTGAAGTGGCTCCACCTAAGGCCAACGAGGTCCGCATCAAG ATTGTGGCAACAGCATTGTGCCATTCAGACTTTCACTACCTTGTGGAGTTTACGCCTAAAGAAAACTTTCCCATAGTGTTGGGCCATGAGGCAGCCGGCATCGTGGAGAGTGTTGGACCTGGAGTCACAGAATTTCAGACAG GAGACAAGGTGATTCCTCTGTACCTCTCCCAGTGCAGAGAATGTCGCTTCTGTAAGAGTCCAAAATCCAACCACTGTGAAAATTCAGC gCCCCCTGTTCCAATCAAGGCAGAGCCAGACTACAGGTATACCTGTAAGGGCAAGAATGTGTTGCAGTTTTTGGGAACCGGCACCTTCTCTGAGTACACTGTGATGAACCAGATCGCTGTGACCAAGATTgatcctgcagctcctctggaCAAAGTCTGTCTCCTCAGCTGTGGGATCTGCACTGGCTATGGAGCAGCAGTTAATACTGCTAAG GTTGAACCAGGATCCACATGTGCTGTGTTTGGTCTGGGAGCTGTGGGTTTGGCTGCAGTCATGGGCTGTTATGTTGCAGGAGCAAAGAGAATTATAGCTGTTGATATCAATCCAGAGAAGTTTGAGAAGGCCAAGGTGTTTGGTGCTACTGACTTCATCAACCCCAAAGATCACAATAAACCCATCCATGAGGTGCTGATTGAGATGACCAATGGAGGAGTGGACTACTCCCTGGAATGCGCTGGGAATGTGGGAGTCATG CGGAGTGCTTTGGAGTCTTGTGTCAAAGGTTGGGGTGTTTCTGTGCTTGTTGGCGTGACAAACATGCAAGACATTGCTGCTCGTCCCATTCAGCTCATTGCTGGACGGACATGGAAGGGATCCCTGTTTGGAG GATTTAAGAGTAAGGATGGCGTGCCACAGATGGTCAAAGCATACATGGATAAGAAGGTGAAGCTGGATGAGTTCATCACTCACAACATGACTTTGGACCAAATCAATGACGCCATTGAACTGATGAAGCATGGCAAATG TATCCGGTGTGTGATGAGTTTTTCTCCACAATAA